The genomic region ATGTGGGACGGCCGGGTCGCGCACTTCCAGGTGACCGACGCCGTGCAGGGGTGGGTCCGGGTCCGGGTGCTGGTGACCTCCCACGACGCGCCGACGCTCTTCGACCTGCGCTGCTTCGTGCGCGAGCAGCTCGTCGTGTGGCTGCGCGAGCACAACCCCGACGCCCTGCCGCACGTGCGGCTGCGCGAGGACCGCGACTGAGGCCTTTCGGGCGCCTCGCGACGAATTGGGAAACCCCGCGGCGAACCATAGACGTGACGTACATCACCTTATATGTTGTGGCGAACAACAAACGGTGGCGGCCCCCGATCAGCGGCGGATGCGGATCACCGAAGAGCTAGGAGGCGGTTTCGCATGAAGCGAAAGCAGAGCTTGGTGGTCGTCGGTCTGCTCGGGGCAGCCCTGGCGCTCACCGCGTGCGGTGACGACTCGGACTCGGGATCGGGCAGCGACACCGACAACAGCGGCGGCGCCAGCGCCGAGGGCAAGATCGGCGTGATCCTCCCCGACACCGAGTCCTCGGTGCGGTGGGAGAGCGCCGACCGGCCGGCCCTGGAGTCGGCGTTCGAGGAGGCCGGCGTCGAGTACAGCATCCAGAACGCCGAGGGCGACGCCGACAAGATGACGACGATGGCCGACAGCATGATCGCCGACGGCGTGACCGTGCTGGCGATCGTCAACCTCGACTCGGACTCCGGCAAGGCCATCCAGGAGAAGGCCGCCTCCCAGGGCGTGAAGACCATCGACTACGACCGGCTCACCCTCGGCGGGTCGGCGGAGTACTACGTCTCCTTCGACAACACCAAGGTCGGCGAGCTCCAGGGCCAGGGTCTGGCCGACTGCCTCGGTGAGGGCGCGAAGAACATCGTCTTCCTCAACGGCTCCCCGACCGACAACAACGCCACGCTGTTCGCGGCCGGCGCGCACTCGGTGCTCGACGAGATCGCCGACTACCAGGTCGTCGGCGAGCAGGCGGTCCCCGAGTGGGACAACGACCAGGCCGTGACGATCTTCCAGCAGCTCTACACCGGCGCCGGGGGCAAGGTGGACGGCGTGCTCGCCGCCAACGACGGCCTGGGCGGCTCGGTGATCTCGGTCCTGGAGCAGAACGGGCGCAACGGCAAGGTGCCCGTGACCGGACAGGACGCGACCGCCGAGGGTCTGCAGAACATCCTCGCCGGCGACCAGTGCATGACCGTCTACAAGTCCGCGAAGCTCGAGGCCGGCGCGCTGGCCGACACCGCCATCGCCCTGGCCCAGGGCGAGGAGGCCGAGACCACCGGCACGACCGAGGACTCCGAGTCCGGGCGCGAGGTGCCCTCGATCCTGCTCGACCCGCAGATGATCACCAAGGAGAACGTCTCCGAGGTCATCACCGACGGCGGTCAGGCCAAGGAGGACGTCTGCGCCGGGGCGTTCGCCGACCTCTG from Nocardioides pantholopis harbors:
- a CDS encoding sugar ABC transporter substrate-binding protein; its protein translation is MKRKQSLVVVGLLGAALALTACGDDSDSGSGSDTDNSGGASAEGKIGVILPDTESSVRWESADRPALESAFEEAGVEYSIQNAEGDADKMTTMADSMIADGVTVLAIVNLDSDSGKAIQEKAASQGVKTIDYDRLTLGGSAEYYVSFDNTKVGELQGQGLADCLGEGAKNIVFLNGSPTDNNATLFAAGAHSVLDEIADYQVVGEQAVPEWDNDQAVTIFQQLYTGAGGKVDGVLAANDGLGGSVISVLEQNGRNGKVPVTGQDATAEGLQNILAGDQCMTVYKSAKLEAGALADTAIALAQGEEAETTGTTEDSESGREVPSILLDPQMITKENVSEVITDGGQAKEDVCAGAFADLCAEAGIS